TTGTTTTTTTGGCTTAACCGGATTTATTTTAACAAAACTTAATCTATCCTTTCCCCCTGGCCTAATTTTTGCGATTTCCCTAGGGGTTGGGGTCAGCTTTGGAACTACAATTGTGGGAATTTTACGGCGACTGCACCAACAACAAGCCAATAGTTTGATTTTATCTGAAGATCTGATTGGATTATCGGGAACCGTTGAAATTCCCTTTGATCAAACCGGCAAAGGGACAGTGCGATTATATCTCAAAGAATCAATGGTGGATGTTGTCGCTATTACAGAGGATGATTGTCACTTTCAGAAAGGAGATAAAGTTTTTGTAGTCGGAAGAAATCATCATAAAGTCTTAGTGATTCCAGAAGAAGCCTTAAACTAAAATTAAGAATTAAGGATTAAGATTGGGGAAGATTTATAAAAGATCGCAGATAATAGACCTAATCAGGATTATTCATTTTATTAATAGGAGGAGAAATGATGCCAGATTCCATTCCCCAGGAACAGAATATACCCCTAATCACAGAAGTTGCCCAAGCTCCCACCCCCGATAATGTACCCAACAACACTAACAGTATTGGAACGGCTTTACCCATTGCTTTATCTATTTTTGGTGTAGTTCTTCTCCTGTGGTTTCTCAATACCTTTCTGCAAATTTGTAAACCCAATGAAATATTAATTCTATCTGGTCGAAAACGTCGCAATAAAGACGGTCAAGAAGTCGGATATCGGGTAATTTTTGGCGGACGCACCCTTTGTATTCCGATTTTAGAAACCGTTAAAACGATGGATTTACGGACAATGCCTGTGCGTGTGGAAGTCAAAAATGCTTATTCTAAAGGAGGAACTCCGTTAAATATTCAAGCGATCGCTAATGTTAAAATATCAAATGATCGGGCAATTGTAGGAAATGCAATTGAACGATTTTTAGAGCGAGATCGTTCAGAAATTTCTCGTGTGGCAAAAGAAACCTTAGAAGGAAATTTACGCGGTGTTGTGGGAACTTTAACCCCAGAACAATTAAACGAAGATCGTCTTCAATTTGCGGAACGCATCGCCGAAGATGTATCACGGGATTTATCCAAATTAGGCCTACAATTAGACACCTTAAAAATTCAAAGTGTATCCGATGATGTGGATTATCTCAACTCCATTGGTCGCCGTCAAATTGCCTTAATTGTTCGAGATGCGGAAATCGCTGAATCAAATGCTCTCGCAGAAGCTGAACAAACAGAAGCCGACTGTCGGCGACAAGCAGAAGTGGCAAAAACCCAAGCCCAAACTGTTGTTTTACAGAAAGGAAATGAACTCAGAAAAATCAAAGCTGAATTAGAACAACAAGCACGTTCAGAAGAAGAAAGAACCATTGCGGCTGGAAAAGAAGCCAGGGCAAAAGCTGAACAATTATTACAAACTGTCCGGGCAGAATTGGAACGGTTACGGTTAGAATCCGATGAAGTTTTACCTGCGGATGCTCAACGCCAAGCCCAGGAATTAAGAGCAAGAGGAGAAGCAGCATCTTTAACTGAAAATGCCTTAGCTGGTGCAACGGTAACGGATTTATTAAATCAAGTTTGGCAGGAAGCGGGGGCGGATGCTTCACAATTATTCTATTTACAACAAATTGAAATGATTCTGACTGAAGCGGCTAAAGTTTCGACCCGTGTAGACTTACAAAAAATTAATGTGATTGATAGTGGAGATGGAAAATCGATTGCGGGTGTTGTTAATGCCTATCCTGAAATTTTCCGACAATTTTTAGCAACTGTTGAACAAACATTAGGGGTTAAATTAGCTGGAAAATAACACCTCGTTATCGGTCTTGAACGCTCAAAATTACGCTGAACGTAACCACAAATTTTAGGAGATTTTAAACATGGAAATTATCATTGCCTTATTAGGTATTTTAGGATTAGGAACAGGGGCGGGATTTTTAATGATTCGCAACCTGTACTATATTTGTCAACCCAGTGAAGTGTTAATTTTTGCCGGAAGTCGTCGTCCGGTTGAAGGGGGGCAAGATGTTGGCTATCGTTTAGTAAAAGGAGGAAGTAGCATTAGAATTCCTTTATTAGAACACGCTTTTCGCATGGATTTAACCAATATGATTATTGAGTTAAAAGTGTCTAATGCCTATTCTAAAGGAGGAATTCCGTTAACAGTTGAAGGAGTCGCTAATATTAAAATAGCTGGGGAAGAACCGACTATTCATAATGCGATTGAACGGTTATTAGGGAAAAGTCGCAAGGAAATTGAACAATTAGCGAAAGAAACCTTAGAAGGAAATTTGCGCGGGGTATTAGCGAGTTTAACCCCAGAACAGGTGAATGGGGATAAATTAGCCTTTGCAAAAAGTTTATTAGAAGAAGCAGAAGATGATTTAGAAAAGTTGGGGCTAGTGTTAGATACGTTGCAAGTTCAAAATATTTTTGATGAAGTCGGATATTTGGATTCTATTGGTCGAAAACAACGGGCAGATCTATTCCGAGATTCTCGAATTGCAGAAGCAAAAGCCCATGCAGAATCTATCATTCAAACCGCAGAAAACGGTAAAAATACGTCCTTGAAAAAGTTAGAAACGGATATTGAAGTGGCGAAAGCAGAAGCAGAACGTCGGGTTAAAGATGCTATTACTAAACGACAGGCGGTGATCGCGGAATCAGAATCAGAAACGGCTTCACAGGTGGCAAAAACTCAAGCTGAAGTGTTAGTTCAGAAAGCTCGAATTAAGCAAGTCGAACAACAGTTACAAGCGGATGTTGTCGCACCTGCGGAAGCTCAATGTAAACGCGCTTTTGCTGAAGCGAAAGGAAATGCGTCTCAAATATTAGAAGCTGGAAAAGCTCAAGCGGAAGCGGCTAAACGATTAGCTGAATCTTGGAAGTTGGCCGGGTCAAATGCGCGGGAGATTTTCCTGTATCAAAAATTAGAAGTATTATTAAAAACAATGGTGGCAACGGTTCCTCAAATTGAAGTCGATAATGTTACCGTTGTCAATAATCAACAAGGAGGAAGCGCGACAAAATTAGCGGCATTTTTAGCAGAATTGAAACAAACAACGGGAATTGATGTAGCAGAAACCCTTGAAACAATGAGTCATAATCATTCCCCATCTTCAGCCATTTCTCCGATTCTTCCTAAATCGTTAAAATCTGTTCCCACAAATTCCTCAGAACTTCATTCAGAAATCTAATTCTGTTGATTTGCTCTCGTTTCTAGGTTCTTCCTAGAAACGATTGGGGTGACTTTTTCACTAGAAGAAATGGATATGATAGCCCTAAAGGGCTTACTACGACGATGAAACAGTATCAACGAATTATTTTTATTAGTTTAATCGCGTTAATTCCGATAGGATTAGCGAGTAAATTTTATCAGGGGCCGTTTGATTTATGGCTGAATAATTCTGTGGGTGGGGTATTTTATGAAATGTTTTGGATATTTTTAGTGGTTTTAATTAAACCTCAATTATCCCCTGGATGGGTCGCACTTTGGATATTTATAATTACTTCTAGTTTAGAATTTGCTCAACTCTGGAAACCTCCTTTTTTAGAAGTGATTCGGGCGACTTTATGGGGTCGTTTGTTACTCGGAACAACCTTTTCCGGGTGGGATTTTCCCTATTATATTATCGGTTGCGGGTTGGCTTGGTTAAGCTTAAAATATCTTAAATCTTATTTAAAATTAACAGATTAAATTAATGACTGGGTATATAATAAAAATTAAGTATGGGAAGCTAATTTATCCGCCCATCGGGTAGTTTCCGGTAAACGATATTTAGTAGTACAGTTTAACACATAATCAATAGACGTTTCTAAACTAATCCGATGACCTGGGGAAATATAAAGGGGTCTAACATTCGTTCTTGAACGTAGCACCGCACCGATAATTTCTCCTTTATTTTTTAACGGTGTCCAACTGCCTTTTTCAGCCGGGAGATCGTCATGTTTTCCGATTAATAAAGATTTAGCCGCCCCAATGGTCGGTTGATCAATTAATACTCCTAAATGACAGGCTAATCCAAACCGCCTGGGGTGGGCAATTCCTTGACCATCACAGATGATTAAATCAGGGGTTATTGTTAATTGTTCCAACACATCTAAAATTACAGGAATTTCTCGAAACGATAAAAACCCAGGAATATAAGGAAAGGTGGTTGGACGTTGAGCGATCGCAGTTTCTTGTAAAGTTAAATCAGGAAAACTTAAGACTGCCACGGCTGCTTGAGAAATGGTATAATTCTGTTTAAATCCCACATCAACCCCAGCCACATATTTGACAGTTTCTAATTCATCTGTTGTCCGAACTAACGATTTAAGTTGGTTTTGAATTATCATCGCATCTTCAACCGTTGTTGGCCATGTTTCCGGGCGTTGAATGTTCATGGTTTTTTCTAATCTTGGTTTCACTGAATTGCAATTTGTCCCAAACGCTTGAGAATCTGCAACACCTCATAGAGTTGGTTACGACGGGGGCGGATGCGATCGCAATTTATTTAAAACCGGGTTTCTTCAATAAAAGTCTCAAAAACCCGATTTTTATCTGGATTAATACTGCGATCCTGTTTTGCGATAATGAACGGCTGTAACCCCTTCTGGATTTAACACCTGACCATTATTAACACTTGCATAAATTACCCAATGATCACCACATTCCATCCGGTTTTTAACCTCACATTCCAGATAAGCTAAGGCATCTTTTAAGATCAAACAACCATTAGATGCTTCTTCTGTTTCTATGTCTACAAACCGATCTTCTCCGGGTTCAAATCGCTTCAGAAAATGTTTTCGCAGTTGTTTTCCTTCCTGCAAAATATTCAGAACAAAGCGATCGCCAATATGAGTTAAGGGTTCCAACGCCCGATCCTTAGCGACGGCGACGGTAAACCCAGGAGGGTTAAAGGTAGCTTGGGACACCCAGGACGCTAACATGGCACTATTTAGCTCGCCTCGATGACCGGAAACAACACACAACGAACCCACCAAACGCCCCATGGCTTGGGCGGTGCGATCGGCTCCCGATGAGGTTGCTGTAGGACGAAAGGCCCGCCGTTTTTGGGTGCGTTTTAAGGTTTGGGCAAAATCAACCGCCGCTTCTTTGCAAGTTTGTAGGGTAATATCCGTTGGCGCAAATTTCACCCGAATGGGTTCAAAACCAAATTTATAACCCGCATCTTTTAAGCGACCTTCTAATAAATCAATGGCTTCTCCACTCCATCCATACGACCCAAAAACTCCCGCTAATTTATTCGTAGAAGCCGTATTTAAAATCACCCCTAAAGCAGTTTGAATTTGGGTTGGCGCATGACCTCCTAAGGTCGGTGAACCAATAATAAATCCATCACATTTTTCTAAGGCTTCTTGAATTTCTGAGGATTTGGCATATTCACAATTAATTAATTCAACCGCAACATCAGATTTTGTTAATCCTTTAGCGATCGCTTGGGCGACTGTAGCCGTATTTCCATAAGCTGAAGCATATAATAAAGCTACATTTAACTCCTGTGCTTTTTGTTTTTCACTCCAATTTTGATATAAATTTGTTAATTCAGTTTTGCCATATTTGACTAACGGCCCATGACCTGTTCCGTATAATTTAATCGCGGGTAAGTCTTTAATTTTATCGAGAGTGGAGAGAACTTGTTTAGCTTGGGAAGCATGAAGACAGTCATAATAAAACCGCCGATCATCGCTATATACTGACCAGCCTTCATCAAACACTTGATCGCCGCAAACATGGGCTCCAAATAGTTTATCGGAGAATAAAATTTCCGTCGCCGGATCATAAGTTAAAAGGGCATCAGGCCAGCGAGGAGTGGGCGTGGCAATAAACTGTAATTGATGACCTTGACCTAAATCTAAGGTTTCTTCTCCTTTGATCAGGATAATTTTTAAGTTGTCGTCTTCAAAATATTCTCGTAAAGCTAAAGCGGCGGGATTAGAACAGACAAAAGTTGCCTGAGGTGATAATGCCAATAATGCCTTTAATGTCGCGCCTCGATTTGCATTAAAATGACCCAAAACAATATAATTTAACTGTTCTAAATTCAAGCGAGTTTTTAACGCTTCCAGATAATTTTGGGTAAACGATTCTCCAGGGGGATCAATAATTGCGGTTTGATCAGCTTCAATCACATAACTATTTGCCGTTGTTCCCCGTTGTAGAGAATATTCAACTTCAAATTTCAACCGATCCCAAGTGCGCGATCGCACCACTTTTGTCTGATTTCCAATTAAAAAAACTTGAACATCGCGCGCTTTTTGATTAGGCATAATTCTCAGGTGTCAGGTGTCAGGTTTCGGGTTCAGTCAACGGTCAACCGTCCCCCCCAACCCCGTGTACAGGGGGCAAGGGGAGCGTCAACCGTCAACATTCTTCTTAATAGTGATTTCCCACTTTGCGATGGTGAACCGCAGGTAATACATCAGGATCACTGACTCGTCCACTCTCAACGGTGGCGTAAACAATCCAGTGATCACTTAACTCCATCCGACTTTGGACTTGACATTCTAAATAAGCCAAGGATTCTGTTAAAATCGGACTGCCATTGTTAGCCGTTTGGGTGTTAATTCCTTCAAACCGATCCGCACCGGGAGCAAAGCGTTTTAAGAAGTGTCTCATCAATTTTTGATAATTATTTTCTGCCAAAACATTCAGCACAAATTGATCATCCACTTGCATTAAGGCTTCAATTGCCCGATCTTTTGCTACAGCAATTGTTAATCCTAAAGGTTGAAAACTAGCTTGAGTTACCCAAGAGGCTAACATCGCACTACTGACTTCCCCTTTTTGAGCCGTAATAATATACAATCCACCGCTTAAGCGTCCCATGGCTTTATCTAAGTTTGTATCCAGGGATTTCATCTGCTTAACGGTTTTATCCCGGCTTAACCATTGTCCGATATCTGTACCCGCTTCATCGCAGGTTTGATAGGTAGTATCATGGGGAGTTTCAGTAATCCGAATGGAAGGAAATGCTTGTTTTAATCCCGCGTCATTCAGTTTAACTTGCAAGGGATATAACGATAAATCATTGCCTCCCCCCGACTCATATAAACCGTAAGATTGTTTATTATGAGCGGATGCAATAATCGTATTAATCGTTTCTTCTGCGAGTTCAGAACCTACACCAGAAACGGGTGGCATTCCAATCACAAATCCGGTAGAACTCATTACTAATTCTCGAACTTCCGTAGCTTCGGCGGTGCGTAAATCCATCATTTCTACGGCAACACCTGTTTTTGTAATCCCGTGGGCAATGGCTTGGGAAAGGCGATCGCTGTATCCATAATCAGAGAAATAAAACACCGCTACCGTGGTTTCCGATTTAGTTTGTTCGTGGCTCCATTGCCAATAACGTCCTTTTAATTCTCCTAAATTATGTCGCAGTAACGGCCCATGTCCGGTGGCAATCGTGGTAATTTCTCCTAAAGGTTCCATGCGTTTCATCGCGTTAATTACTGAACGAGCATTAGGAGCCATTAAACACTCATAATAAAAGCGAAAATCGGGTTCAATATCGGCTAAGTTTTCATCGTAGGTATGATCGGAACAATAGTGCATTCCAAACGCATCGCAAGTAAATAAGGTTTGGCTTTTCCGATCAAAGGTGAAAATTGTATCCGGCCAATGTAAATTCGGGGCGGAAATGAATTCTAAAACATGATCATTTCCTAGATCTAAGCTATCCCCATTTTTCACTAACTGTCTTTTAAAGGGCGTATGGGTTAAA
The sequence above is drawn from the Planktothrix serta PCC 8927 genome and encodes:
- a CDS encoding diflavin flavoprotein; translation: MPNQKARDVQVFLIGNQTKVVRSRTWDRLKFEVEYSLQRGTTANSYVIEADQTAIIDPPGESFTQNYLEALKTRLNLEQLNYIVLGHFNANRGATLKALLALSPQATFVCSNPAALALREYFEDDNLKIILIKGEETLDLGQGHQLQFIATPTPRWPDALLTYDPATEILFSDKLFGAHVCGDQVFDEGWSVYSDDRRFYYDCLHASQAKQVLSTLDKIKDLPAIKLYGTGHGPLVKYGKTELTNLYQNWSEKQKAQELNVALLYASAYGNTATVAQAIAKGLTKSDVAVELINCEYAKSSEIQEALEKCDGFIIGSPTLGGHAPTQIQTALGVILNTASTNKLAGVFGSYGWSGEAIDLLEGRLKDAGYKFGFEPIRVKFAPTDITLQTCKEAAVDFAQTLKRTQKRRAFRPTATSSGADRTAQAMGRLVGSLCVVSGHRGELNSAMLASWVSQATFNPPGFTVAVAKDRALEPLTHIGDRFVLNILQEGKQLRKHFLKRFEPGEDRFVDIETEEASNGCLILKDALAYLECEVKNRMECGDHWVIYASVNNGQVLNPEGVTAVHYRKTGSQY
- a CDS encoding diflavin flavoprotein, which gives rise to MVALTDRVKQNRLTIEVKEIAVDTTTIRSLDWDRDRFDIEFGLQNGTTYNSFIIRGEKTALVDTSHAKFRQLYLDTLKGLINPADIDYLIISHTEPDHSGLVKDILELAPNATVVGSKVAIQFLENLTHTPFKRQLVKNGDSLDLGNDHVLEFISAPNLHWPDTIFTFDRKSQTLFTCDAFGMHYCSDHTYDENLADIEPDFRFYYECLMAPNARSVINAMKRMEPLGEITTIATGHGPLLRHNLGELKGRYWQWSHEQTKSETTVAVFYFSDYGYSDRLSQAIAHGITKTGVAVEMMDLRTAEATEVRELVMSSTGFVIGMPPVSGVGSELAEETINTIIASAHNKQSYGLYESGGGNDLSLYPLQVKLNDAGLKQAFPSIRITETPHDTTYQTCDEAGTDIGQWLSRDKTVKQMKSLDTNLDKAMGRLSGGLYIITAQKGEVSSAMLASWVTQASFQPLGLTIAVAKDRAIEALMQVDDQFVLNVLAENNYQKLMRHFLKRFAPGADRFEGINTQTANNGSPILTESLAYLECQVQSRMELSDHWIVYATVESGRVSDPDVLPAVHHRKVGNHY
- a CDS encoding ribosomal maturation YjgA family protein — its product is MKQYQRIIFISLIALIPIGLASKFYQGPFDLWLNNSVGGVFYEMFWIFLVVLIKPQLSPGWVALWIFIITSSLEFAQLWKPPFLEVIRATLWGRLLLGTTFSGWDFPYYIIGCGLAWLSLKYLKSYLKLTD
- a CDS encoding flotillin family protein; the protein is MPDSIPQEQNIPLITEVAQAPTPDNVPNNTNSIGTALPIALSIFGVVLLLWFLNTFLQICKPNEILILSGRKRRNKDGQEVGYRVIFGGRTLCIPILETVKTMDLRTMPVRVEVKNAYSKGGTPLNIQAIANVKISNDRAIVGNAIERFLERDRSEISRVAKETLEGNLRGVVGTLTPEQLNEDRLQFAERIAEDVSRDLSKLGLQLDTLKIQSVSDDVDYLNSIGRRQIALIVRDAEIAESNALAEAEQTEADCRRQAEVAKTQAQTVVLQKGNELRKIKAELEQQARSEEERTIAAGKEARAKAEQLLQTVRAELERLRLESDEVLPADAQRQAQELRARGEAASLTENALAGATVTDLLNQVWQEAGADASQLFYLQQIEMILTEAAKVSTRVDLQKINVIDSGDGKSIAGVVNAYPEIFRQFLATVEQTLGVKLAGK
- the nfi gene encoding deoxyribonuclease V (cleaves DNA at apurinic or apyrimidinic sites) gives rise to the protein MNIQRPETWPTTVEDAMIIQNQLKSLVRTTDELETVKYVAGVDVGFKQNYTISQAAVAVLSFPDLTLQETAIAQRPTTFPYIPGFLSFREIPVILDVLEQLTITPDLIICDGQGIAHPRRFGLACHLGVLIDQPTIGAAKSLLIGKHDDLPAEKGSWTPLKNKGEIIGAVLRSRTNVRPLYISPGHRISLETSIDYVLNCTTKYRLPETTRWADKLASHT
- a CDS encoding flotillin family protein → MEIIIALLGILGLGTGAGFLMIRNLYYICQPSEVLIFAGSRRPVEGGQDVGYRLVKGGSSIRIPLLEHAFRMDLTNMIIELKVSNAYSKGGIPLTVEGVANIKIAGEEPTIHNAIERLLGKSRKEIEQLAKETLEGNLRGVLASLTPEQVNGDKLAFAKSLLEEAEDDLEKLGLVLDTLQVQNIFDEVGYLDSIGRKQRADLFRDSRIAEAKAHAESIIQTAENGKNTSLKKLETDIEVAKAEAERRVKDAITKRQAVIAESESETASQVAKTQAEVLVQKARIKQVEQQLQADVVAPAEAQCKRAFAEAKGNASQILEAGKAQAEAAKRLAESWKLAGSNAREIFLYQKLEVLLKTMVATVPQIEVDNVTVVNNQQGGSATKLAAFLAELKQTTGIDVAETLETMSHNHSPSSAISPILPKSLKSVPTNSSELHSEI
- a CDS encoding NfeD family protein; the encoded protein is MLTLYLFCLTIGGGFVILSAFAGLDGIDFDPNFEIDVELSEPPKDVETLPTRKNPKPRQRRFHLPFFSFRFWTFGSCFFGLTGFILTKLNLSFPPGLIFAISLGVGVSFGTTIVGILRRLHQQQANSLILSEDLIGLSGTVEIPFDQTGKGTVRLYLKESMVDVVAITEDDCHFQKGDKVFVVGRNHHKVLVIPEEALN